A stretch of Mesorhizobium sp. M2A.F.Ca.ET.046.03.2.1 DNA encodes these proteins:
- a CDS encoding MFS transporter, protein MTEAAARSIDIQRNFPLLSENRSNQYVRGWRVVAIFMALLLINAFSQIDRILPFILAESIKSDLGLSDTQMGLLTGLAFAVCYSLLSLPLARASDRGSPRFVLVSCILLWSAMTALGGFAASFLLLALARFGVAFGEAGAVPAGHALIARKIRPERRGLAIGLFAMGIPLGTMVGFAAGGAIGDTLGWRTAMIGAGAIGGLIALLALVIVGPTPKLDRTVANSEPFVESSLRLLASPAFRWLFIGAIFLGFAATPFYAFSAPFLIRTHGFSASEVGLAFGLLQGLMGIIGTLLGGRWFDRAVSSGTGRVLGPPAILLLIASATTSAALFAPAGWLSIALLVPGMLSFSFMLPWAFGAAHLVAGEDKQAQASSLVMIGSGLLGPALGPLIVGMVSDAVATAQGPNGLGFGLLVVPIASVLTGIALLVANRRIAASLGRR, encoded by the coding sequence ATGACAGAAGCCGCTGCGCGGTCAATAGACATACAGCGAAATTTTCCGCTCCTATCAGAGAATCGCTCAAATCAATATGTGCGCGGTTGGCGCGTGGTCGCGATTTTCATGGCACTGCTTCTTATTAATGCTTTCTCACAGATCGACAGAATACTTCCCTTCATCCTTGCTGAATCTATAAAGTCGGACCTCGGGTTGAGCGACACCCAGATGGGCCTACTTACAGGTCTCGCCTTCGCAGTCTGCTATTCGCTGCTGTCGTTGCCTCTCGCCCGGGCTTCAGATCGCGGATCGCCTCGCTTCGTCTTGGTTTCGTGCATTCTGCTCTGGAGCGCGATGACGGCGCTTGGCGGGTTTGCCGCAAGCTTTCTGCTGCTGGCGCTCGCGCGTTTCGGCGTCGCGTTCGGAGAAGCCGGCGCTGTGCCTGCCGGCCATGCCTTGATCGCCAGAAAGATCCGGCCCGAGCGCCGGGGCCTGGCGATCGGTCTTTTCGCGATGGGCATCCCACTCGGCACCATGGTCGGCTTCGCCGCCGGCGGGGCGATCGGCGATACGCTAGGATGGCGCACGGCCATGATCGGCGCCGGAGCGATCGGCGGGCTGATCGCCCTGTTGGCATTGGTTATCGTGGGGCCGACCCCGAAGCTCGATCGCACGGTCGCAAATAGCGAACCTTTCGTAGAATCCAGTCTCCGATTGTTGGCGTCCCCGGCGTTTCGCTGGCTGTTCATCGGCGCCATTTTCCTCGGCTTCGCCGCGACACCCTTCTACGCCTTCTCCGCTCCGTTTCTCATCCGCACGCACGGGTTTAGCGCGAGCGAGGTGGGACTGGCCTTTGGCCTCTTGCAGGGCCTGATGGGTATTATCGGCACGCTCCTGGGCGGACGCTGGTTCGACCGCGCGGTGAGCTCAGGCACTGGAAGGGTGCTCGGACCGCCTGCCATTCTCCTCCTGATCGCCAGCGCAACCACAAGTGCAGCCTTGTTCGCGCCGGCCGGTTGGTTGTCGATCGCCCTGTTGGTGCCGGGAATGCTGTCCTTCTCGTTCATGCTGCCATGGGCCTTCGGCGCTGCCCATCTCGTGGCCGGCGAGGATAAGCAAGCGCAGGCGTCCAGCCTCGTGATGATCGGCTCCGGCCTTCTTGGGCCGGCGCTCGGGCCTCTCATCGTCGGCATGGTCAGCGACGCGGTGGCAACTGCGCAGGGGCCCAATGGCCTTGGCTTTGGGCTGCTGGTCGTCCCGATCGCTAGCGTCCTGACAGGCATCGCCTTGCTGGTCGCAAACCGGCGCATTGCCGCCTCGCTGGGAAGGCGGTGA
- a CDS encoding SDR family oxidoreductase: MSFEPVDLADLASVAAFGHRLRESRERIDTLINNAAVMTPPQRQTTADGFELQFGTNYLGHFALSAHLLPLLRRGRDPRVITLSSIAARRNAAINFDDLQAEKAYQPMPVYAQSKLACLMFALELQRRSDEAGWGLTSIAAHPGISRTDLLHNAPGRYSAQGLLRSVLWFLFQPAALGALPTLFAATSPDARGGRYYGPDRLSETRGYPSEAAIPAAALEPHVTRRLWDVSENLADVDFGAAATTPLHAIPIQEA; encoded by the coding sequence GTGAGCTTCGAGCCTGTTGATCTCGCAGATTTGGCCTCGGTCGCCGCATTCGGCCACCGCTTGCGCGAGAGCCGGGAGCGGATCGACACCCTGATCAACAATGCCGCCGTCATGACGCCGCCGCAACGCCAGACCACGGCGGATGGCTTCGAGCTTCAGTTCGGGACCAACTATCTCGGCCACTTCGCGCTGAGTGCGCATCTTTTGCCTTTGCTCAGGCGTGGGCGGGATCCTCGTGTGATCACGCTGTCCAGTATCGCCGCGCGCCGGAATGCAGCTATCAATTTCGATGATCTTCAGGCCGAAAAGGCTTATCAGCCAATGCCCGTCTACGCGCAGTCCAAGCTCGCCTGCCTGATGTTCGCGCTCGAACTTCAGCGCCGCAGCGACGAAGCCGGCTGGGGCCTGACGAGTATTGCTGCCCATCCCGGGATTTCGCGAACCGATCTTCTTCACAACGCACCGGGGCGATACAGTGCCCAGGGCCTTTTGCGATCGGTTTTGTGGTTTCTGTTTCAGCCCGCGGCACTGGGAGCACTGCCCACATTGTTCGCGGCGACCTCACCTGATGCTCGCGGCGGCAGGTACTACGGTCCCGACAGGCTTTCGGAGACACGCGGCTATCCGAGCGAGGCGGCAATTCCGGCGGCCGCATTGGAACCGCATGTCACCCGCCGGCTTTGGGATGTCTCGGAAAATCTGGCAGACGTCGATTTCGGCGCTGCAGCGACGACGCCTCTTCATGCCATTCCGATCCAGGAGGCCTGA
- a CDS encoding SDR family oxidoreductase has product MMNLLGKRALVNGGSRGIGAAIAIALAEHGADVAVTYQRSADRAATVVGSIEEKGQRGLAIQADSADPEAISRAVTETVDAFGGLDILVNSAGVGTAGMTADLSLVDLQAMLDVNVRAPVLFAQAAIPHLSSGGRIVSIGSSLAERVPFPGVTAYAMSKSALLSFTRGLSRELGPQGITVNLVLPGSTDTEMNPANGENADYQRSLTSLGRFGEPREVASAVAFLAGPAASLITGAVLNVDAGFNA; this is encoded by the coding sequence ATGATGAATTTGCTTGGAAAACGGGCTCTGGTGAACGGTGGCTCACGGGGAATAGGGGCTGCGATCGCGATTGCGCTTGCCGAGCATGGGGCTGATGTCGCCGTTACCTATCAGCGCTCTGCCGATCGGGCCGCGACCGTGGTCGGTTCGATCGAGGAGAAAGGACAGCGGGGGCTCGCCATTCAAGCCGATAGTGCCGACCCGGAAGCTATCAGCCGTGCCGTCACCGAGACTGTCGATGCGTTTGGAGGCCTCGATATTCTGGTCAACAGCGCGGGCGTCGGAACGGCTGGAATGACGGCGGACCTGTCGCTGGTCGACCTGCAGGCCATGCTGGACGTTAATGTTCGCGCGCCAGTCCTCTTTGCCCAGGCAGCGATCCCGCACCTCTCATCAGGAGGCCGCATCGTCTCCATCGGCTCCTCGCTTGCCGAGCGTGTTCCATTCCCAGGGGTGACGGCTTACGCCATGTCGAAGTCGGCACTGCTGTCGTTCACGCGAGGCCTCTCGCGCGAACTCGGCCCTCAGGGCATTACCGTAAATTTGGTTCTGCCGGGTTCGACCGATACGGAGATGAACCCGGCCAATGGCGAGAATGCTGATTATCAGCGGAGCCTGACGTCGCTGGGCCGTTTTGGCGAGCCCCGTGAAGTCGCGAGCGCCGTCGCGTTCCTTGCCGGTCCCGCTGCAAGTCTGATTACGGGTGCGGTCCTGAATGTAGATGCCGGCTTCAACGCCTGA
- a CDS encoding HlyD family type I secretion periplasmic adaptor subunit, whose protein sequence is MSSTTYSTLPVRRRRREAGDPTAPAILEFQWPSTAVVNAPIPRVARSIVWIISSMVVALIALAALIPVDQVVTTRGLVVSQSPNIVVQPLETAIVRSIEVREGQRVKAGQLLARLDATFASADLTALATQVATLEAEVARLRAEADGKPFSYDGLDPSWTLQASIFDRRKAVYDAKLESFDRQRDELSSVISRSQSDADGYRQRLAVAASIEKMRQQLEERQVGSRLNTLLAEDNSAEMSRSLANAVQTTEAAKRQQAAVDAERNGYIQSWRADVSQSLSEAHSRMSDARELFNKAKLRKQLVELKSEADATVQSVAKVSVGAVLQSGERLITLVPADAVLEVETNIVGRSSGFVHVGDPVAIKFDTFPYSQYGVAHGTVRTVSPDSFSAREQARDPNSSLAMLPADTDQFYRTQISIDDVALHSLPAGFAISPGMPVTADVKVGRRTVLKYMLGAMLPIGQEAMREP, encoded by the coding sequence ATGAGCAGCACAACCTATTCAACCCTTCCTGTCCGCCGGCGCCGGCGAGAGGCCGGCGATCCGACGGCGCCTGCCATCCTCGAATTCCAGTGGCCATCGACGGCGGTCGTCAACGCGCCCATTCCACGGGTCGCACGCAGCATCGTCTGGATCATCTCCAGCATGGTCGTCGCCTTGATCGCGCTCGCAGCGCTGATCCCTGTCGACCAGGTTGTCACAACACGGGGGCTGGTAGTCTCGCAATCGCCCAACATCGTCGTCCAGCCCTTGGAGACTGCGATCGTCCGCTCGATCGAGGTGCGCGAGGGGCAGCGTGTGAAGGCGGGCCAGTTGCTGGCGCGCCTCGATGCCACCTTCGCCTCGGCGGACCTTACCGCGCTGGCCACCCAGGTCGCCACGCTCGAAGCCGAAGTGGCGCGCCTGAGGGCGGAAGCCGACGGCAAGCCGTTCAGCTATGATGGACTAGACCCAAGCTGGACATTGCAGGCCTCGATCTTCGATCGGCGCAAGGCGGTCTACGATGCCAAGCTGGAAAGCTTCGACCGGCAGCGTGACGAGTTGAGCTCCGTCATCTCGCGCTCCCAGTCCGATGCAGACGGCTATCGGCAGCGGCTCGCCGTCGCAGCGTCGATCGAAAAGATGCGCCAGCAACTCGAAGAAAGACAGGTTGGGAGCCGTCTCAACACGCTTCTCGCCGAGGACAATTCGGCGGAGATGTCACGATCGCTCGCCAACGCCGTGCAGACGACCGAGGCCGCCAAGCGCCAGCAGGCAGCGGTCGATGCAGAGCGCAACGGCTACATTCAAAGCTGGCGTGCCGACGTCTCGCAGAGCCTGTCGGAAGCCCACTCGCGCATGTCGGATGCCCGCGAGCTTTTCAACAAGGCGAAGCTGCGCAAGCAGTTGGTGGAGTTGAAAAGCGAGGCCGACGCCACGGTTCAATCGGTGGCCAAGGTTTCCGTCGGCGCGGTCCTGCAGTCCGGCGAGCGCTTGATCACGCTGGTTCCCGCCGATGCGGTGCTTGAGGTCGAGACCAACATCGTCGGACGCAGCAGCGGCTTCGTCCATGTCGGCGATCCCGTGGCCATCAAATTCGATACCTTCCCCTATTCGCAATATGGCGTGGCTCACGGCACTGTTCGCACAGTCAGCCCGGATTCATTCTCGGCCAGGGAGCAGGCACGCGATCCAAACAGCTCGCTGGCCATGCTTCCGGCGGATACCGATCAATTCTATCGCACGCAGATCTCGATCGACGATGTCGCCCTCCACAGCCTGCCAGCTGGTTTCGCGATCAGCCCCGGCATGCCTGTCACCGCCGATGTCAAGGTCGGCCGGCGTACCGTGCTGAAATACATGCTTGGCGCCATGCTGCCGATTGGACAGGAAGCGATGCGGGAGCCCTAG
- a CDS encoding DUF1330 domain-containing protein, with the protein MLTLIEDALDSFLKEDDGQAIVMLNLLRFREDGGRERYADYLAVATPIVARFGAEIVYVGNGLTALSAEPGQAWDGVALVRYPNRQAFADLARDADHRDKAAPMREAALAEAVLQPLQTVSF; encoded by the coding sequence ATGCTTACACTCATTGAAGATGCACTCGATAGCTTCCTGAAAGAGGACGACGGACAAGCCATCGTCATGTTGAATCTCCTGCGGTTCCGAGAGGACGGCGGCAGGGAGCGATACGCGGACTACCTCGCTGTCGCCACACCTATCGTCGCTCGTTTCGGAGCGGAGATAGTCTATGTAGGCAATGGCCTCACGGCTCTTTCGGCAGAGCCCGGACAGGCCTGGGACGGGGTTGCTCTCGTCCGCTACCCCAATCGGCAGGCATTTGCCGATTTGGCGAGGGATGCCGACCACCGGGACAAGGCGGCACCGATGCGCGAGGCGGCGCTTGCGGAGGCCGTGTTGCAGCCTCTCCAGACGGTTTCCTTCTAG
- a CDS encoding SEL1-like repeat protein, with amino-acid sequence MAILDRLTGRFRPALALRRAIQLSDSGRLAEAFALMAIAAGAGIVEAQYRVGRCYLEGTGVPPSHSEGARWLRRAANRGSPDAQALLAALCIAGLAGKESGSEGLFERDSSRESDFTAALELARKASEAGSATGQALIGYILSKGPKAMRDLDAAHGWYEKSAAAGCPEGCLGFALSLARLRQPEQRARIAAEVRRAADAGLPTALYLLAILSEHGVGVPVDLEAAQRLYREAAENGHASAQFRLALALIEGSLVDQDAVAGEAWMRRAALTGNVDAAYRVGELYAGNPQRDYAEAATWYRRAADAGHQPAARALASLYLSGNGVAKDAEEGARLLRAAAASGNRESQVDLANLVLDGGGEPDDEISVAGWFGASASSGDLVAAFNLGLCFANGLGVRKDQERAAHWIARAAEGVAEAQYMYARMLQDGRGMAADQREARLWFERAAGAGIVDAQVALAEMLYNGRGGERSLIAAAHLFKQAAAAGHAGAMFAIGALYETGQGVSLDYKAAQKWFAAAAERGHGHAQLMLGRYLSRGIAGDQDPAAARIWLERAAARGVEEASDELAGA; translated from the coding sequence ATGGCTATCCTCGACCGCCTGACTGGACGCTTCCGTCCCGCGCTGGCGCTTCGCCGGGCGATCCAGCTTTCCGACAGCGGCAGGCTTGCGGAGGCATTTGCGCTGATGGCTATCGCGGCAGGCGCCGGCATTGTGGAGGCACAATATCGGGTCGGCCGTTGCTACTTGGAGGGCACCGGCGTCCCGCCGAGCCACTCGGAAGGGGCGCGTTGGCTGCGGCGAGCGGCCAATCGCGGCAGTCCCGATGCGCAGGCGCTGCTTGCCGCGCTGTGCATAGCAGGGCTTGCAGGCAAGGAATCAGGTTCCGAAGGCTTGTTCGAACGGGATTCCTCGCGAGAGTCGGACTTCACGGCAGCGCTCGAACTCGCGCGGAAGGCCTCTGAGGCGGGCTCTGCAACAGGGCAGGCACTAATTGGCTACATCCTGAGCAAAGGGCCCAAGGCGATGCGCGATCTCGATGCAGCGCATGGCTGGTACGAGAAGTCCGCGGCGGCCGGCTGTCCTGAAGGATGCCTCGGCTTTGCCCTTTCCTTGGCCCGGCTGCGGCAACCGGAGCAGCGAGCCAGGATTGCCGCCGAGGTCCGGCGCGCCGCGGATGCCGGCCTGCCGACTGCGCTCTATCTGCTTGCCATCCTCAGCGAGCACGGAGTGGGCGTGCCCGTCGATCTGGAAGCGGCTCAGAGACTCTATCGAGAGGCCGCAGAGAATGGGCACGCATCCGCTCAATTCCGGCTCGCGCTAGCCCTGATCGAGGGTAGCCTGGTGGATCAGGATGCCGTCGCTGGGGAAGCCTGGATGCGCCGCGCCGCGCTGACGGGAAATGTCGATGCCGCTTATCGCGTCGGCGAACTCTATGCCGGCAACCCCCAGCGGGACTATGCCGAGGCCGCGACGTGGTACCGGCGGGCCGCGGATGCGGGCCACCAACCGGCCGCCCGGGCCTTGGCATCGCTCTATCTGTCGGGCAATGGCGTGGCTAAGGACGCCGAGGAAGGTGCACGCTTGCTGCGTGCCGCCGCCGCCAGCGGCAATCGTGAATCCCAGGTTGATCTCGCAAACCTGGTTCTTGACGGTGGGGGCGAACCAGATGATGAAATCAGCGTAGCTGGATGGTTCGGGGCAAGTGCGTCATCGGGCGACCTGGTCGCTGCGTTCAATCTCGGTCTCTGCTTCGCCAACGGGCTTGGTGTGCGCAAGGATCAAGAGCGCGCAGCGCATTGGATAGCCCGCGCGGCCGAGGGCGTGGCCGAGGCGCAATACATGTATGCCCGAATGCTACAGGATGGTCGGGGCATGGCGGCCGACCAGAGGGAGGCCCGCCTCTGGTTTGAGCGGGCGGCCGGGGCAGGCATCGTCGATGCGCAGGTGGCTCTTGCCGAAATGCTCTACAACGGCCGCGGCGGAGAACGCTCTTTGATAGCCGCGGCACATCTCTTCAAGCAAGCCGCCGCCGCAGGCCATGCCGGGGCGATGTTCGCGATCGGCGCATTGTATGAGACCGGGCAGGGCGTGTCGCTCGACTACAAAGCGGCGCAGAAGTGGTTTGCAGCCGCCGCCGAAAGGGGCCACGGACATGCCCAACTCATGCTTGGCCGCTATCTCTCCAGGGGCATTGCCGGCGATCAAGACCCGGCTGCTGCTCGCATTTGGCTCGAACGGGCTGCTGCACGCGGTGTCGAGGAAGCCTCTGATGAGCTTGCCGGGGCATAG
- a CDS encoding TetR/AcrR family transcriptional regulator: MPTRPTRGRPREFDRLAALAAATRLFWIKGYEATSIADLTDAMGIGTKSLYAAFGSKDTLYTEALRYYYTTYEGLVWTRFRKASTAREAALAFLQDSAVAMTGGDCDLPHGCMATLATVGSEGHSELGELMRATRAGGFDLLKARFDKAKGDGDLQAMADTTKLARFVQTVQSGMAIRARDGADRAELAAVAEIALSGWDHITTTIGHGIQRKA, from the coding sequence ATGCCGACACGCCCCACACGCGGCCGGCCGCGGGAATTCGATCGCCTGGCCGCGCTCGCAGCCGCGACAAGGCTGTTCTGGATCAAGGGATACGAGGCGACCTCGATCGCCGATCTGACGGATGCGATGGGGATCGGAACAAAGAGCCTCTATGCGGCCTTTGGCTCGAAGGACACGCTCTACACGGAAGCGCTCCGATACTATTACACGACCTATGAGGGTTTGGTCTGGACGCGGTTCCGGAAGGCCTCGACGGCACGAGAGGCGGCGCTGGCATTTCTTCAGGACTCCGCCGTGGCCATGACGGGTGGAGATTGCGATCTGCCCCATGGGTGCATGGCGACGCTCGCTACCGTGGGCAGCGAAGGGCATTCCGAACTTGGCGAACTCATGCGGGCGACACGCGCGGGTGGTTTCGATCTCCTCAAAGCTCGCTTCGACAAAGCCAAAGGCGACGGGGATCTCCAGGCCATGGCAGACACGACCAAGCTGGCGAGGTTCGTGCAGACTGTACAAAGCGGCATGGCGATCCGCGCCCGTGATGGAGCAGATCGCGCTGAGCTCGCAGCCGTCGCGGAAATCGCCCTGTCTGGCTGGGACCATATCACCACTACGATTGGTCATGGGATCCAGCGCAAGGCTTGA
- a CDS encoding AraC family transcriptional regulator — protein MPPSLFGAITAYIEAQGGGQGVFPTPIDSFNIVRSFKERMRMRQVYKPSICIVLQGAKEIILGEDTLRYGAMECLAVGMTLPATGHIVEASPDAPYTGLTLELDVAMIRDVLEQLEAPPAPPANSGPCLFVRQVDDPLAECVLRLLRMCDTPKAVPILFPSVMREICYWLLTGPNGGELCKLAEPESNAARIAKTLHLMHEDIARTLRMEELAEVARMSLSSFHQHFKAMTSMTPLQFQKQLRLLEARRLMVMEDASVADAAYQVGYESASQFSREYSRMFGVAPKRDVMNQQRMYSEYVGRRVQTA, from the coding sequence GTGCCGCCATCGCTGTTCGGGGCAATCACCGCCTATATCGAGGCCCAGGGCGGTGGGCAGGGCGTGTTCCCGACGCCGATCGACAGCTTCAATATCGTCCGTTCCTTCAAGGAGAGAATGCGGATGCGGCAGGTTTACAAGCCGTCGATCTGCATCGTGCTCCAGGGGGCGAAGGAAATCATCCTCGGGGAGGACACGCTTCGCTATGGCGCGATGGAGTGTCTGGCGGTCGGCATGACGCTGCCGGCGACTGGGCACATCGTCGAGGCAAGTCCCGATGCACCGTATACCGGTTTAACGCTTGAACTGGACGTGGCGATGATCCGCGACGTGCTGGAGCAGCTCGAAGCGCCGCCGGCGCCCCCCGCCAACTCCGGTCCATGCCTGTTCGTGCGGCAGGTCGATGACCCTCTGGCCGAGTGTGTTCTTCGCCTTCTGCGGATGTGTGACACGCCCAAGGCGGTCCCGATCCTTTTTCCGTCCGTCATGCGCGAGATCTGCTACTGGCTCCTGACCGGCCCGAACGGCGGTGAACTCTGCAAGTTGGCTGAGCCTGAGTCGAACGCTGCGCGGATCGCGAAAACCCTCCACCTCATGCACGAAGATATCGCCCGGACGCTGCGTATGGAGGAATTGGCGGAAGTGGCGCGAATGAGCCTTTCGTCGTTCCATCAGCACTTCAAGGCGATGACTTCGATGACGCCGCTGCAGTTCCAGAAGCAGTTGCGCCTTCTCGAGGCGCGACGCCTGATGGTGATGGAAGATGCAAGCGTCGCCGACGCCGCCTATCAGGTCGGCTACGAGAGCGCGTCCCAGTTCAGCCGCGAATATTCCCGGATGTTTGGCGTTGCTCCGAAGCGTGACGTCATGAATCAGCAGCGCATGTATAGCGAATATGTCGGTCGCAGGGTGCAGACGGCGTAG
- a CDS encoding VTT domain-containing protein, whose product MDPLASLVDWIAFYGMLGLFAAGLAERFIPALPSHGLLVAIGMAAAGGSWSLPAAFIMTTCASVVASIALFLVVRTVGQGVSAKLLYGTGRLLGQPSTRIDGMLTSFRARGRGLSLIAQIVPTVRFVAPLAAAVVRLDTWRFAAGTLLGVALWNGTFLAAGYTAARSIPDVNASAFALKLLLLVLGVETLSMLVWRLFGRSNWRRTSSEDRAC is encoded by the coding sequence ATGGACCCGCTCGCAAGCCTCGTCGACTGGATCGCTTTTTACGGGATGCTCGGTTTGTTCGCTGCCGGACTGGCTGAACGCTTCATCCCGGCTCTGCCTTCACATGGCTTGCTGGTTGCAATCGGCATGGCCGCGGCCGGAGGAAGTTGGTCGCTGCCCGCCGCTTTCATCATGACTACCTGCGCTAGTGTAGTCGCCAGTATTGCACTGTTTCTGGTCGTCCGGACAGTCGGACAGGGTGTGTCCGCCAAGCTCCTGTATGGAACCGGGCGACTCCTGGGTCAGCCATCGACGCGCATCGACGGTATGCTGACCTCCTTTCGAGCGCGCGGAAGGGGCCTGTCCCTGATTGCCCAGATCGTGCCTACAGTCCGCTTCGTAGCGCCGCTGGCCGCTGCCGTTGTTCGCCTGGACACGTGGCGCTTTGCCGCCGGCACTCTGCTGGGTGTCGCGCTATGGAATGGCACGTTCCTCGCCGCGGGCTACACGGCCGCACGGTCGATCCCCGACGTCAACGCATCTGCCTTCGCGCTTAAGCTCCTGCTCCTGGTTCTTGGCGTGGAGACGTTGTCCATGCTGGTCTGGCGGCTGTTCGGGCGAAGCAATTGGCGCCGGACTTCCTCCGAGGATCGAGCATGCTGA